One region of Oreochromis aureus strain Israel breed Guangdong linkage group 19, ZZ_aureus, whole genome shotgun sequence genomic DNA includes:
- the nsd2 gene encoding histone-lysine N-methyltransferase NSD2, with amino-acid sequence MDSKGSSLPSMPEPANPISMKQPPESLSVRKGRGDMSSDPAMLMDKAAAQLAATLQDSVLQKMAGHNNHSHDRLKDLTSRMLNGDQDSLPELCTPEPPMFKGAEAPATNGTHQHNCTPHTEAELTVTIPQVVTQPLFEPCCANGTSLATAAEGTISGTDERQDMKKRRGRTVKPNPQTNLNPSDIPVEPPGHTNIVEGTEETDEPENRSELKEEVKEEAPVVSRFSVGDLVWTKVSGYPWWPCMVTTDPELNNHFKQKQKTNGRSGLLYHVQYFGDAPERGYIFEKNMVSFTGEDQYQELSRSNKQPASRINHKKTTPSVPRKLQTQWNMGIIQAKEALDMSLDARMANFGFLYDDDGPHLNLHILEKLKPEQTNKLNQKAENRLSPDLPLQPNSSKSVSGKQGKPVVPQKKKRISKQGHSPTKTARRKKTSAADNTSEPVKKGKTKEVSSTNDVSEVASLPVSVPVKKEQKKKKRLLTDAVADKDQQSKKRSKPSKDTQKQTLTSEGPVKKRRRWTKKTDVKDAKEPRKHLNKSKSPLTDDQEAEKPKRKRKRKQDGTNQATPSKAKKRRSSPCPDPEGSGSEGRPESPSDSLDGTKKGERKKEFVCQMCEQAGEDLVPCEGQCCGMFHLHCLGQTLNPDDKLLCQECSTGIHSCFICKKLEGEVRRCHVPHCGKFYHEACVRLNTLTVFDNKGFRCPLHTCLSCHYGCRTKHKSNKGRLMRCLRCPVAYHIGDQCVAAGSEMITNTAIICTNHFNAKKGYSHHSHVNVSWCFVCSKGGQLLCCESCPAAFHPDCLNIAMPDGSWFCNDCRAGKKPKYRDIIWVKLGTYRWWPAEIHHPRNIPTNIQHLRHEIGEFPVFFFGSKDYFWTHQGRVFPYMEGDRGSKHQRNGIGKVFKNALLEAETRFKEIKIKREAKEAQENSRKPPPYKFIKVNKPVGKVQVYTADISEIPKCNCKPSGERPCGFESECLNRMLQYECHPQVCPSGERCCNQDFTKRLYPETKIIKTPGKGWGLICLRDIKKGEFVNEYIGELIDEEECRARIKYAHENNITDFYMLTIDKDRIIDAGPKGNYSRFMNHSCQPNCETQKWTVNGDTRVGLFAVCDIPAGTELTFNYNLDCLGNEKTVCHCGAPNCSGFLGDRPKNSNGQTAEPKGKRLKRKYKKRKSEGKKKSEDECFRCGDGGQLVLCDKKTCTKAYHLSCLNLTKRPFGRWDCPWHHCDVCGKNSEAFCQLCPNSFCKAHQEGALRPWPPTGQLCCMEHEELEGGDSHAQDIDSETKTAAASRSSKSSKKAEGAEGKTKGSKRKAADT; translated from the exons ATGGATAGCAAAGGTAGCTCCCTGCCTTCAATGCCCGAACCAGCCAATCCGATCAGCATGAAGCAGCCACCGGAGTCCCTCAGTGTACGGAAAGGTCGAGGGGATATGAGTAGTGACCCGGCTATGCTAATGGACAAAGCTGctgcacagctggctgccacaCTACAAGACAGCGTTCTTCAGAAGATGGCTGGCCATAACAACCACAGTCACGACAGGCTCAAAGACCTCACCTCCCGCATGCTCAACGGTGACCAGGACTCGCTACCCGAGCTTTGTACCCCTGAGCCACCTATGTTCAAAGGTGCCGAAGCGCCTGCCACAAATGGCACCCATCAGCACAACTGTACTCCTCACACTGAAGCTGAACTAACAGTAACGATACCCCAAGTGGTCACGCAGCCGTTATTTGAGCCATGTTGTGCCAATGGGACCAGTTTGGCCACAGCCGCTGAAGGTACTATATCTGGAACCGATGAGAGGCAGGATATGAAGAAAAGGAGGGGGCGAACTGTCAAACCAAATCCTCAAACAAACTTAAATCCCTCTGACATCCCAGTGGAGCCTCCTGGCCACACAAACATTGTGGAGGGAACCGAAGAGACTGATGAG CCTGAGAACAGGTCAGAGTTGAAAGAGGAAGTAAAGGAAGAGGCTCCTGTGGTGAGCCGCTTCTCCGTTGGGGATCTGGTTTGGACAAAGGTGTCAGGATACCCCTGGTGGCCCTGCATGGTGACCACAGACCCAGAACTGAACAATCActttaaacagaaacagaaaa CCAATGGGAGGTCAGGCCTCCTTTACCACGTGCAGTATTTTGGAGATGCCCCAGAGAGAGGCTACATTTTTGAGAAGAACATGGTGTCTTTCACTGGTGAGGATCAATACCAAGAGCTTAGTCGGAGCAACAAACAGCCGGCCTCCCGTATCAACCATAAAAAG ACGACTCCCTCTGTGCCGCGTAAACTCCAGACTCAGTGGAACATGGGCATCATTCAGGCCAAGGAGGCACTCGACATGTCCCTGGATGCTCGCATGGCCAACTTTGGATTTCTGTATGACGACGACGGGCCTCATCTGAACCTCCACATCTTGGAGAAGTTAAAGCCGGAACAAACCAACAAGCTGAACCAGAAAGCAGAGAATAGGCTTAGCCCAGATCTCCCCCTCCAACCG aatTCCTCAAAGTCTGTATCAGGTAAACAAGGTAAACCAGTTGTACctcagaagaaaaagagaatatCCAAACAGGGTCATTCTCCCACTAAGACAGCGAGGAGAAAGAAAACGTCTGCAGCGGACAACACTTCTGAGCCCGTGAAGAAGGGGAAAACAAAGGAGGTCTCATCAACAAATGATGTTTCAGAAGTGGCCTCACTTCCAGTTTCAGTTCCAG tgAAAAAGgagcaaaagaagaagaaaaggctgTTAACAGATGCTGTGGCAGACAAGGATCAACAGTCTAAAAAGAGATCCAAACCAAGCAAAGATACTCAAAAACAG ACTTTGACTTCAGAAGGACCAGTGAAAAAGCGGAGAAGGTGGACAAAGAAAACTGACGTAAAGGATGCAAAAGAACCCAGGAAACATCTGAATAAGTCAAAAAGTCCCCtgactg ATGACCAAGAGGCAGAGAAACCAAAGCGcaagagaaaaaggaaacagGATGGAACGAATCAGGCCACACCCTCCAAGGCAAAGAAGAGGCGTTCCTCCCCGTGTCCTGATCCCGAG GGTTCTGGGAGTGAAGGACGCCCTGAATCTCCGAGTGACAGCTTAGACGGGACAAAGAAGGGTGAACGCAAAAAAGAGTTTGTCTGTCAG ATGTGTGAGCAGGCTGGTGAGGACCTGGTGCCCTGTGAGGGTCAGTGCTGCGGGATGTTCCACCTCCACTGTCTCGGTCAGACTCTCAATCCTGACGACAAGCTGTTGTGTCAGGAGTGTAGCACAG GAATTCACTCGTGTTTCATTTGTAAGAAGTTGGAGGGTGAGGTCCGCCGCTGCCACGTCCCACACTGCGGCAAATTTTACCACGAAGCGTGTGTCCGCCTCAACACCCTCACGGTGTTTGACAACAAGGGCTTCCGGTGCCCGCTACACACCTGCCTGAGCTGCCACTACGGCTGCCGCACAAAGCACAAGTCCAACAAAG GCAGGTTGATGCGATGCCTTCGATGCCCAGTAGCGTACCACATTGGCGATCAGTGTGTGGCTGCAGGAAGTGAGATGATCACCAACACTGCCATCATCTGCACCAACCACTTCAACGCCAAGAAGGGCTACAGCCACCACAGTCATGTCAATGTCAGCTGGTGCTTCGTCTGCTCCAAAG GGGGGCAGCTGTTGTGCTGTGAGTCCTGCCCGGCAGCTTTTCACCCTGACTGCCTGAATATCGCTATGCCGGATGGGAGCTGGTTCTGCAACGACTGCCGAGCCGGAAAGAAACCCAAGTACAGGGACATCATCTGGGTCAAACTGGGAACATACCG ATGGTGGCCAGCAGAGATCCACCACCCAAGAAACATTCCCACCAACATCCAGCATCTTCGACACGAGATCGGAGAGTTCCCAGTCTTCTTCTTTGGCTCCAAAGATTACTTCTGGACTCACCAGGGCAGAGTATTTCCCTACATGGAAGGCGACAGGGGAAGCAAACATCAGAGGAATGGAATTGGCAAAGTCTTCAAGAATG CTCTGCTGGAGGCCGAAACTCGATTTAAGGAGATAAAGATAAAGCGAGAGGCTAAGGAAGCGCAGGAGAACAGCCGTAAACCTCCCCCATATAAATTTATCAAG GTCAACAAACCTGTCGGCAAGGTTCAGGTGTACACTGCAGACATTTCTGAGATCCCCAAATGTAACTGCAAGCCATCTGGCGAGCGGCCGTGTGGGTTTGAGTCGGAGTGCTTGAACCGCATGCTGCAATACGAGTGCCACCCTCAGGTGTGTCCCAGTGGGGAGCGCTGCTGTAACCAGGACTTCACCAAACGTCTGTATCCAGAGACCAAGATTATCAAGACTCCCGGCAAAGGTTGGGGCCTGATCTGCCTGCGCGACATCAAGAAG GGTGAGTTTGTGAATGAGTACATTGGAGAGCTGATCGACGAGGAGGAGTGCAGGGCGAGAATCAAATACGCTCATGAAAACAACATAACCGACTTCTACATGCTCACCATCGACAAG GACCGAATCATCGACGCTGGCCCGAAAGGAAACTACTCTCGCTTCATGAACCACAGCTGTCAGCCCAACTGTGAGACACAGAAGTGGACGGTGAATGGTGACACACGTGTGGGGCTGTTCGCCGTCTGCGACATCCCAGCAG GCACTGAGTTGACTTTTAACTATAACCTGGATTGTCTCGGCAACGAGAAGACCGTGTGCCACTGCGGCGCGCCCAACTGCAGCGGATTTCTTGGTGACCGACCGAAG AACTCAAATGGCCAAACAGCTGAGCCAAAAGGAAAGAGGTTGAAGAGAAAGTATAAAAAGAGGAAAtctgagggaaagaaaaaatctgAGGACGAGTGTTTCCGCTGTGGAGACGGAGGACAGCTGGTGCTCTGTGACAAGAAGACCTGCACCAAAGCTTATCACCTGTCCTGCCTGAACCTCACCAAGAGACCGTTCG GCCGCTGGGACTGCCCCTGGCATCACTGTGACGTCTGTGGGAAAAACTCTGAAGCCTTCTGCCAACTCTGCCCCAACTCGTTCTGCAAGGCTCACCAGGAGGGGGCGCTGCGTCCCTGGCCCCCCACAGGACAGCTGTGCTGTATGGAGCACGAAGAGCTGGAGGGAGGCGACAGCCACGCCCAGGATATCGACTCGGAGACGAAAACGGCCGCCGCCAGTCGTTCCTCTAAAAGCTCCAAGAAGGCGGAGGGAGCAGAGGGCAAAACAAAGGGCTCCAAGAGAAAAGCCGCAGACACCTGA